GTCGATCTGGTGCGCTATTACGCCACAGGGAACACGCGGTTCGATCCGCTGTTGTTGGACGGCGATCGCATCATCGTGCCCAATCTCAATCTCGAGGGCAATTCACTGACCATCACTGGCGCGGTGCGGCTCCAAGGCACCTACGAATATTTTCCAATGGATTCCTTATCCAGTATTTTCGAGATCGCCCAGGGTCCGACCAGCTACGCCGATCTCGAGCACGTGGATCTGTATCGCACCGATCCCAGAACCGGGCAGGTTTCTCATCAGGTGATCGATTACGCCAAGATCCAGCGTCGGGAAATTCCCGATATTCCTCTGCGGCCGATGGATCGCATCGTCGTGCGCGAAAAATACCCGCGGGAATATCCGCATAGCGTCCGCGTCCGTGGCGAAGTGGTTCGGCCCGGCCTGTATCCTATTGCTCGAGACCAAACGCGTTTGTCTGAGATTATTAAACTGGCTGGTGGCTTCACGCCTTATGCCGCATTGGCCAACGCGCGCGTCCTCCGCTTCGATGAACCGTTAGATAAATTGGAGCTGAATCCCGATTATCAACGATTGTTCGATATGCGGCTTAGCGATATGAACGCCACCGATAGGGAATATTTCAATTTCGAAGCCTTACTGAAGCGTAATCTTGTGGCTGTGGATTTCCAGAGGCTGTTTCAACGGGGCGATTCCACCCATGATGTCATACTTCAGGATGGCGACCTCATTTTCATCCCTTCCAATCAGAACACGATTTTAGTGTTGGGGCAGGTGCCCTTTCCCGGCCAACAGCAATTCGTTGCTGGAAAAGATTACAAATATTACATCCAGCAGGCAGGCGGTGTTTCATACAAAGCCTGGGAGAGCAAAGTGCGCGTCATCAAAGCCGGCAATAAAAACTGGCTGAAGCCCAATAAGACCCGGCTCGAACCTGGGGATACTATCTGGGTGCCACGCGTTCGGGAAAATCGTTTCGAGATGACGTTCTATTGGATTTCGCGTGTCCTTGAAGTCGGGGGATCGGCCGCGACCATCTGGCTATTGCTGACAAAATTGAAATAGCAATTTTATCGACACTAAGAAGAGGAAAAAATGCCAGTCATGCCTGCAGATGCAGGCATCTTATAGATTGTCAATTAGTCTGATGCAATAATCAAAATATGGTTAAGCCATGTCATGCCTGTCCGCCATCTGGCGGACAGGAATCTCCTTCTAAGCTCATACTTAGGTCAGCCGAATAATGAGATGCCTGCCTGCGCAGGCATGACAATATAGCCTTTTTTGACATTTTGCAACAGGTACAAATCAGCGAGAGGAAAAGGACTCCTGCATTCGCAGGAGTGACATTTGTGCGTTTGCTAATTGATCGTTTTTAAGAAGTCTAGATCCGTTTTTAAAAACAGGAAATTCGATGTTGAAACGCTACATTCTTCTCATCTTAAAAAATCGAAAGCTATTTTTCGGTGTTGTTTTTGGAGTCACGCTAATTGGTTTGATCATTTCGTTGCTTTTGCCCAAATGGTATCTGGCTGAAGCGTCATTTTTGGCTCCAGAGCTGGCGCCGAACACCATGATCGGCGTGAGCGGCGGGCTCTCTTCGGTCATTCAGAGCTTCACAGGCCAGCGAAAGATGAGCGCTTACAACTATATGGCCATCCTCAATAGCCGCACCGTTAACGAACAAGTCGTTCGGAAGTTCAACCTGATGAAAGTCTATCACATTTCCGATTCCCTAATGTCCAAGGCGCTTAAGGAACTGAGGAGCAACGTCTCATTTACCTTTGGGGATAATGATGAGACCACGATTTCGGTATACGACAAAAACCCAGTCCGAGCGGCAGAGATGGCGAATTATTATGTTGAACTCGTTAATGAGCGTTCAAAAGAGTTCGCACGCTCCGAGCTTTCCACGTTCAAAAAGTTGATTGAAGAGCGGGTGCGGGCCAACGAAGATACGCTCCGAAAATTGGAACAGCGCATCAAAGCCTTCCAGCAGCGGGAGCAGGTGCCCGTGATCATGGCTGAGCAGGTGAGCGGATTGGATTTCCTGGGCGAGCTCTATGCCCAGCGCATCGGTCTGGAGCTCCAGCAGCAGTTGCTCAAGGAAAATTACGGCGAAAATCACCCCTTGATCACCGCTATCAAAAACCAGTTGCTCAATATCAATCAGAAGATCAACGCCATTCCTAATATGACCGTTGAATATCTGCAGATTTACCGCGAACTGTTAGTGCAACGCAAGATCGCCGAGGTGTTGGTCCCCATGCTGGAGCAGGTGAAGCTCAGCGAATTGCAAAAGATCCCCGATGTCGTGGTTCTGGACAAGGCCGTCCCACCCGATCGCAAGAAAAAACCCAAACGGATGTTCATCGTCCTGGGAGCGTTCCTGCTCGCTTCTGCAGGTGCGTTTTATTATCTGTTGATTCGAGAGAAATATCATGAGGAGTTGGAGGAATTTTGGAGCCAGGCCAAAGCAACATGGAAAAGTTAGTGCAGCAGCTTCAAGTTCTTCGGAACAACCATTATATTCGCGACGCTGTAATCCTGCTCAGCGGCAATGGTCTGAAGATCTTCATTGGGTTTATCTCAAATGTCATTCTGGCCAAATTCTTCAGCGCCGAAATGCTGGGCATGTACGGCACGCTGATGGCGGTTAGCCTGGTCTGCGTCAATTTCACCGATTTTGGTCTTGGCAATACGCTCAATCAATTGACCAATCGCTATCGCGAGCAGCAGAAGCAAATTCTGTCGAATATTTTCATCTTAAAAATGTCGCTGCTCCTGCTCTTTCTGGCGATTTTCTACTTTTCCATCGACCTGGTGGCACCACATCTCTCGGCGTTAGAGGGCAGAACCGACCTGCTGAAGCTGCTGATCGTTTCGATTGCGTTCGAAAGTTTCTTCAAATTTTTGTTATCCACCCTGCAATCAAAGCAATTGTTCAAACGCTTCAGTCTGTTGTTGGTCATCAATAATTCGGTTCGGCTAATCGGCATCGTAGCGCTTTATCTGTTGAAGCTGCTGACATTGAAAACGATCATCATTCTCTATGCTGCTTCGTTCGGCTTGTTGATTTTTTCCAATTCTCGGATCTGGAGTTTTTCGTTCCGACTCGATCGCAAGCTGATCGATCGAATTGGTAGGTATGCGTTTTGGGTGTGGATGTTCATCATATTTAATACGCTGTTTGTGAAATCGGATATTTTGCTCATCAATTATTTGAGATACGGCAAAGCGATCATCGGAAATTACGTGCTCATTTTTTTCTTCATTTCATTGATCAGTCTGTTGCAGGATGCCATTTTCACCCAGCTATTGCCCAAGACCTCGGAGTTTCACAAACGCTCCGACTATCAGAAATATTATGCGGACATCAAATATATTCGGCTCGGGGCGGTATTGGTATCGCTTGTTTACGTGCTCATTTTGCCGCAAGCGCTACGCTGGATTTATGGCAATAAATATCAGATCGAATATCTGCCGATCTTGATCTTTGGTATACCATTTCTTTTCAGCCTATTTAATGAATTCAATGGGGTGCTTCTCTATGCCATGGAGCGGCATCGCTATATTTCCATGGCCAATATTCTGGGATTGATCTTCGTAGTCATCGGACTGCTCCTGTTCCCAAGTGTAACCACCGTGCTTCACATCGTGCTGGCTGTGACACTGGGAAAATTGGTGGTGGAATTTTTCATTTATTTGAAGGTCAATCAGTGCTTGCGAGCAATTCCAGAATAAAATGTGGAAAATAAGAATTGGATGTTCGTACTTAAATCATTTATTTTTTATCCAAAGAGCAAAACCTTTTGACCGACAATTACGCTGATTAATTTCTGTTGCAAAAATGGAAATCAAAAGAAACGATGTCATTCCTGTCCGCCAGTTGGCGGACAGGAATCTCCTTTTTAACTGATGCTTAGGTCAACCAAAAAATGAGATGCCTGCATGCGCAGGCATGACAATTTATCCTGTTTTGATAATTTTGCAACAAGAACCAATTATTCAAATTGCGTCTATTCATAATTGGTGAAATTGGCTTATTTTGCGAAATTAGCGGTCCAAACACATTTTAGTTTTGGCTCATCATAGTTAAGCAATCGAAATCTGATCTTGGAAAAATCAGGTGGCAGCAATTAGCTCGAAAATCAACGGCAAAGTTTTTTCACTGGAAACATTGGCTTTTTTGGCAACAATTAGCTTTCCAGTGATTGCCATACTGTTACTGGGGCTTGAGCAGTACATTGCCCTCGGTGTTTTGGTGGGAGTTCTATTTGTAATTTTGATCATCCACAATTACCGCTATGGGCTGCATTTCGTTATCATTGGGCTGCCACTGTTTCAATCCTTGACATTGAGATCCGATGCCGCCACTTCCATGGGGCTGAACTTCCAGTACGTTTTAATCCCCATTGTCTTTGTCGCCTGGCTGGCCGAAAAAATTTCCAACAGACAATTGACAGCCATCCGCCTGCCGTTTCTATCGCTGTTCACGCTGTTCGTTATTGTGCTCTTGCTCTCCCTCCTCAATCAGATGGACATCCCTGCACGACATTTGTTGAGGCAGGGGTTTGTCAATGTAATTGCCCTGGTCAATTACCTGGTGCTATTCTACATCATTGTTAATGAGGATTGGGATCAGCGGGAATTGCAAAAAATTTTATGGGGCTTTCTGATCGTTGCATTTTTAACGGCAGCGATTGCCATCGTCCAATACTTTACAGCAGAGGTCAATTTGGTTACTGGCGGGCTGCGGGCTACCGGCACCTTTAAATCCTTTTTGCGAACCGATACGAAAAACAATCCCAATGCCTTTGGCACCTATATGGCCTTCATGGCAGCGATGGCATTATGGCTCTGGAATCTTGCCGATCGAAGGCATCGAAAATACATCCTGGTGCTCACTGGCGTGATTATTTTTGCATTGCTGCTATCATTCTCCCGAAGCAGCCTATTGGCGTTGCTCTTTGCGCTGCTTGGTTATACCTTCATTCGGAACAAGCGGGCATTCGTGATCACAGTGGTTGTCTCCGTCGCTGGATTGATTGCACTTTACTTCGAACCGACCACGCATCGCCGCATTCAGAGCATCTTTGCGGTGATCAGCGATCGTCGGGTAGTGAATATGTTTTTGAACATCAATCCCTGGAGCCTGGATTGGTCGTACGTGGAATATTATGGCATTCAGGGGTACAACAGCGACATCATCTCTGCTGCATTTCGGATCTGGGCCTGGATTCAGGGCGTGCAACTTACGGTGGCGCATCCCATTCTGGGCGTTGGTTATCACATGAATCTGGCCTATAGCCCCTGGCCCACTGCGGAAAATTTATATCTCGATATTGCCTGCATGACCGGGCTAACAGGGCTGTCGCTGTTTGTGATCATGCAATACTATTTTTTGAGAGACGGATTTCGTTTCCTGCGCAATCCGAAGCTCACGCATATCGGCATGTTCTGGCTCAATATTCTGGCGATTGTATTCATCGTCAGCCTGACTGGGTCGATTTTATTTCATGGCAAATTGTTAGGGATTTTCTGGATTTTAGCCGGGGTGTTTTATAATGTCAAGCAGCGAGAAGACAATTATCTTTATCAGCAATGAATCGAAATTATTTGGAGCACCAAAGGTATTGCTCCAGATAATCAGATATTTTCATTCGCTGCAGTCATACAATCTGCTGGTTGTCTGCCCTAGCGATGGCCCCTTCAAATCCGCTTTAGATCAAATCAATATCCGAACCTTAATACCAGATTCTCTTAGCAAATTTTATATCCATGTCAGTCAACCACGCTTCTTTATGGTTCAATTTTGGCTCCGTTTCTGGGACAATATAAAGCTGCTCCTTTATTTTTATAAATTGTTCAACAGTTATGTTGACCCAATCATCTACGCAAATACCTCAGTGGTCCGCTATATTGCGATCCCAGCAAAACTTTCAAGGGCATGTCTTCTCTGGCATATACACGAATATTTTGCCAATCCCATCAAACAATGGTTCCATGCTATTTTGATTCGCTTATGCGCCGACAAGATCATTGCTCATTCTCCAGGTCTGATTTCACGATTGCATCTAACTCAGCGACAAATTCAGAACAAGGTGATCTATTTCCGATATTTCTCTGCCATAGAGAAGGAGATCCTATCACGTTCAGATCCAAATGTTATAGAGTACGACATCATTTTTGCTGGCAGAGTCAGTTTAAAAAAAGGTGTGCTCGACCTGTTACAAGCTATAGCCTATTTAACCTCAAAAATGCCGAATCTGAAGGCAGCCATTGTGGGCATGTTTGCCAAGGAAGATGAACCCGTCATCAAAAATTTTGTAGCAGAAAATAAGCTGGAAAATCATGTCATATTCACGGGCTTTGTACCGGATGTTTATGAATATATCTTGAAATCAAAAATCGTTGTTCTGCCAACTCATCGTGACTATTTTCCGATGATTTTGCTGGAATCGATGTTATTGGAACGACCGATAATAGCGACAGCAGTCGGCGATATTCCGACCCTTATCGCTCACGGCAAAAATGGACTCTTGGTCGAACCAGGAAACATTTCGCAATTGGCCGATATGATTGAAAAAATCCTGGATGAAAAAGAATATGCTCGGTTCAAGGTTGGTGTTCAGCTAACGAAAGAGCAAATCTTAGCTCAAACAAATGACTATCAGGTTATCAAAAAGATTATCGATCAGCACAAATGAATCAAAACAAAAAAATCTCAACCAACCCAAATTTTGAAAAGAAGCTCTTTTCTTTCATTGTTATCAACTATAATGCCTATGATTATACTTCAAATTGTTTGAAAAGCATAACGAAATTTTGTTCCAATTATCCTTACGAGATCATTGTGATCGACAATGCTTCATCGGATGGAAGTATTTTCAAGCTGGAAGCTGAATTCAGAGGTGTAATTTTCAAAAAAAATGAACAGAATTTAGGTTTCGCCAAAGCGTGCAATCAAGGAATCGATCTGGCATCGGGTGATTTTCTGATTTTTTTGAATAATGATTTTGAATTCAAGACGGACATTTTCGAACGCATCATTGAAAAATATCAACGCTACGAAAATTTGGGGCTCTTAGGTTTTCAATTGTTAAATCCAGATGGAACGCTTCAAAAAACCGATTTTAAATTTCCGACCATTCCAAGAAGGATTTTGCAGCTTACCGTTGTCCCATTGATAAGAAAATACCGCTCGAACAAATTGCCTGATGGCGAGCGAAAAGATAGAATTGTCGATTATATCAAGGGGGCATTGATGATTGTGCCTGCAAAACTTCTAAACCAGCTTCAACTTCGCTTTGATGAAAATTATTTCATGTATCACGAAGAAATGGATCTGGCTTATCAGCTTCGAAAGCAGGGCAAATTATGTATTTTGGACACGACGCCAGCAGGAATTCATTATGGACAACATGTCGAGGACGTGCATGAAGAGAGAGTTTTTTTATGGCGCAATCAAAATTATCTATTTTTCTTCAGGAAATATTATTCAAGAACGAAACTCCTCAGTTTGATCGCCGGCAATATTATTATCTTTAGTTTGAAATGGATAATTTTCTTTCCCTGCCGTTCCTTGAGATATACTTATCAAAAAGTCATATGCATGAGTTTGAAAGCGTTGTGACGCAAATTGGCAATTTGCGTTACAACAATCCGATCACCAAATAAGTAATGAGCGCCAGACTCGCCCCAGTCATCGCATACGGCAATTGCGTATTCACGTGATCGATCAGATCGCAGGCCGAAGCCATTGACGCAATAATCGTAGTGTCCGACACCGGCGAGCTATGATCGCCAAATACGCCCCCGCCCATCACAGCGCTCACCATCAGCGGCAAATTCAAGCCCATATTTTGCGCCAAGGGAACCGCAATCGGCATCATGATCGCAAATGTCCCCCAGGACGTTCCAGTTGCGAAGGAGATGAAACAGGCCGTCAGGAACACCAGTGGGATCACCAGCGCTGGGTGGATCGTCGCAGTCGCCAATCCTGCGACATAGGGGCCCGTCCCCAATGTCTTGCACAACGCGCCCATGGTGAAGGCAAACACCATGAGCAGTCCCATGGGAATCAATCCCCCCATCCCCTTGATCACCAGATCGAGCACTTCCTTCAATGAAAATATCTTTTGAATTTTGTATAAAATCGCCGCTGCAAGAATCCCCATTAACACCGCCCAGAACACGGCTGTGGAGCCAGAGCCGTGGGTGATGTTCCCCTTTCCCGTAATAACCAACCCCAAGGGAACCATCGACACCATCGCTATTAGGGGAAGAATCATGTTGATCGGTCGGGGCGTAACGCCTGCTTTTACTGGCATGGCAATGGTCTCCTCGGAGACCAGGAGCTGCGCGCCGTCCCGAATCAGCTTGCCGGTCTCTTTCGCCCGTCGCTCTGCCTTCGCCATAGGGCCAAAATCTTTGCGGGTGATGATGATTATCAGCACCAGGAGAATGGTGAAGATGGCATAGAAATTGGTGGTGACCGCTTTCAGCACGGTGAAAAACGGATTTTCTACCTGCTGGGCAATGAGCAAGCCAGTCAACACGGCACCCCAGCCGTTGAACGGGATCATCACGCACACCGGGCAGGAAGTCGAGTGAGCCAGATAAGCCAGCTTCTCCCGCGGGGCTTTGAATTTATCGAACAATGGTCGACCAATGGAGCCGATGACGAGATTGATCATATTGCTCTCGATGAAGATCATCACCCCGATGAGCCATAAGAGTAGGCTGGCGCTGGTTCGGTTTTTCACCAGGCCCTTTTCGCTGACCCAACGGATAAAGCCGGTTACCCCGCCCGAATGCTGCATCAGAATGATCAATGCGCCGACCATCATGCTGAAGATGATCACTTTGGTGTTGCCAGAATCTTTGAAGACATCGATGGTGGCTTCGAGGGCATCGCGCAAACCAGCCAGGGGATTCCAGCGGTTGATTGCCGTCCAGCCGAGCCAGATGCCGAGAAATAGCGAGGGATAAACCTGTTTGGTTTTAATGGCGAGAATAATTGCCAGGATCGGAGGAAGGATTGAGATCCAGCCGTAGGTTTCCAAGCAGCGCTCCTTTAATTAAATTCGCTCTGAACCTTTGCAAAATGATCAAATATTGAATTGATACTTGTCACGCCTGCATTTGCAGAAATCACAAAGAATGGAGCGTTCCCCCTGCACAGGCAAGAGAGCTCATTGGCCAATGGATAAGATAGCTAGCAAGAGCTTTTTCTCCACTGGTTGGTGGACAAGCGCCTCTTTATCTTTCACGGATTCCTGCTGTCGCAGGAATGATAGAAGAGCGGAATGTCACCCCTGCGCAGATAGGGGGCTCATTGGGCCAATAGGTAATAAACATAACAAGAAATTCCTTTCCACTGGTTGGCGGACAATTGTCTCTTCATCTTTCAAGGATTCCTGCTGTCGCAGGAATGATATTGTCCGATTCCATTTAAATGTATGGCACCAAACCTGAGAAATTGATTCAAATTTCCAACTCAATTCCAATGGGACAATGATCCGAACCCATGATCTCAGGCAGAATATAAGCGGCTTTTACGTTGTCTTTTAGATTCTCACTGACATAAAAATAGTCGATGCGCCAGCCAATGTTCCGCTCCCGCGCCCTCGATTTCATATCCCACCAAGTATACTGCCCTGGCTCCTGATTGAACATCCTGAAGGTATCGAGATAACCGTGGCTTAGAAATTTATCGATCCAAGCGCGCTCTTCTGGCAAGAAGCCAGATACCTTCTCATTCTCCTTTGGACGGGCCAGATCGATCTCCTTATGAGCAGTATTGACATCCCCAGTGACGACAATTTTTCGGCCAGCATCCTTTAATCGATCGACATAATCAAGAAAGGCATCATAAAAATCCATCTTATATTGTAAGCGCTCCTTCGAACCTTTTCCATTCGGAAAATAGATGTTGAATAGAACAAAATCCTGATAATCTGCGATCTGAATTCGTCCCTCCTTATCGAATTTTTCGATGCCGAAACCGGTCTTTAATTCCTTTGGTTCTTGCTTGGAATAGAGCGCCACGCCACTGTATCCCTTCCGATCCCCGGATTCAAAATAAGCATGGTATCCAGCCATGTTCAATAGATCATCGGTCAGTTGATCGGGTTGGATTTTGGTTTCCTGAATGCACAGGATGTCTGGCTGAAGCTGAAACACTTCAGCGAGATTACCTTTTTTATGGACGGCGCGGATGCCGTTCACATTCCAAGAGAGAAGTTTAGTGATATTCATGCCGATGCCTCTCTACTTTCAGTGATTTCAACGTGAATTTGAACCGCTAATTGCGCTAATTAATCCCATTCCGCCAATTCATGAAAAGAAGCGTCGAGTCTCATTGCATCACCCCAATTCATAAGCTGACTGATTGTGAGTTTTTCTGTCAGCTATGCCGGATCTCGCGTTTTAAAATGCTTTTCACTTTCTCAACCTTAGATTTCATGCGAGACTCGGTTCCTTTGCGATAATCAACTTTGATGATCGTAGTGATCCGGTTGCTCTGGGGCTCTAAAATCTTGAAGCAATCTCCGATCACACCGAATACTTGGTCCCACGAACCCTCCAAAATTGTCCCCATCGGGGTCAGCTGATAAGTGATCCCAGTTCGATCGATGTGATCGATGAGCTGGGCGACATATTCGCTCACACTTTCGCCCTTGTCTGTCGGGTACATGGAGAATTCCGCTAATACCATTTTCTCTCACCTCCGTTTCATCATTTCAATCTATTCAGTTTTTCAAAAAAATGCAAGCATTTTCTCAAGTCGAAGGTGGTCTTGAGATGGCTGGTTCACCGGTTATGATCCCCGCAAAAATAGGCATGACCTCTCGAATTGGTCGAACTTTTCGACCATTTGGTCGAATTGTTTCAGTTTTCAAACCGCAAATCACCCAATTTATTAATACCCAGCTTCTTTAGTCACAAAGAGTTAAACGAACGACAAAAAATTTGGCACGGGACTTGTAATTAATATGGTCGAAACAATTAACACTGGAAACGATCAGTTTCCTAATTATCCAATTAACCGATTCAGGAGGTTCATCATGAAACGCATTATCAAATTATCCGTCTTAGCGATTGCGGTCGCTTTCTTGGCTTTTACCACTTTGAGCGATGAGAGTTTTGCTCAAACTAAGCCGCAAATGGGCAATAAGGCCGCTGGATTTGTCGATGCCAATGGCGATGGGTACAACGACAAAGCGCCGGATGCCGATGGCGATGGAATTCCCAATGGCCTCGATCCAGATTATAAGCCATTGAATCCTGATCGTGGTAAACGCTTCGGCTTTGTGGATCAAAACGGGGATGGCATCAATGATCGGATCCAGGATGCCGATGGCGATGGGATTCGCAATTGCCAGGACTCCGATTATGTTCGTCCCCAGGATGGCACTGGCAACAAGTTCGGCCACAAAGTTGCAAATGGAAAGGGACAAAAAGGCTCGGGTTTTAAAGGCCTTGGTCCGAAGGCAGGAAATGGAACCGGTGTCTGCGATGGAACTGGCCCAAAAGGTCAAACGAAGCGAAATGGTCGGTAGTCCAATACGCAATTTCAGCAATCAATAGACGGAGCTACGGCAGGGTCAGCTTGGTCACGCT
The window above is part of the candidate division KSB1 bacterium genome. Proteins encoded here:
- a CDS encoding SLBB domain-containing protein, with product MKHFNRLNVLLLVFVFGISLPLTAQQKIRDEQNFLSNRVMRGTGSQALQEYYQSVYLQQQAQAQPGLMPSFDIDKTKLLEKLKEIIPLEGAIDPATYIVGPGDLLEINVWSAVPFVNTTMVTPEGTIIIPTVGVVEVAGKTLAEVKSLVSSAVRKVYIKGDITTSLLSPRIFSVTISGVVNNPGSYYAAAVQRADQVIYQANLQSPVAASKLSLLEEQKKNLAERDEVLKYYRSDELDQQPLNFSLRNIKLIRHNGDTLAVDLVRYYATGNTRFDPLLLDGDRIIVPNLNLEGNSLTITGAVRLQGTYEYFPMDSLSSIFEIAQGPTSYADLEHVDLYRTDPRTGQVSHQVIDYAKIQRREIPDIPLRPMDRIVVREKYPREYPHSVRVRGEVVRPGLYPIARDQTRLSEIIKLAGGFTPYAALANARVLRFDEPLDKLELNPDYQRLFDMRLSDMNATDREYFNFEALLKRNLVAVDFQRLFQRGDSTHDVILQDGDLIFIPSNQNTILVLGQVPFPGQQQFVAGKDYKYYIQQAGGVSYKAWESKVRVIKAGNKNWLKPNKTRLEPGDTIWVPRVRENRFEMTFYWISRVLEVGGSAATIWLLLTKLK
- a CDS encoding Wzz/FepE/Etk N-terminal domain-containing protein, which codes for MLKRYILLILKNRKLFFGVVFGVTLIGLIISLLLPKWYLAEASFLAPELAPNTMIGVSGGLSSVIQSFTGQRKMSAYNYMAILNSRTVNEQVVRKFNLMKVYHISDSLMSKALKELRSNVSFTFGDNDETTISVYDKNPVRAAEMANYYVELVNERSKEFARSELSTFKKLIEERVRANEDTLRKLEQRIKAFQQREQVPVIMAEQVSGLDFLGELYAQRIGLELQQQLLKENYGENHPLITAIKNQLLNINQKINAIPNMTVEYLQIYRELLVQRKIAEVLVPMLEQVKLSELQKIPDVVVLDKAVPPDRKKKPKRMFIVLGAFLLASAGAFYYLLIREKYHEELEEFWSQAKATWKS
- a CDS encoding oligosaccharide flippase family protein — translated: MEKLVQQLQVLRNNHYIRDAVILLSGNGLKIFIGFISNVILAKFFSAEMLGMYGTLMAVSLVCVNFTDFGLGNTLNQLTNRYREQQKQILSNIFILKMSLLLLFLAIFYFSIDLVAPHLSALEGRTDLLKLLIVSIAFESFFKFLLSTLQSKQLFKRFSLLLVINNSVRLIGIVALYLLKLLTLKTIIILYAASFGLLIFSNSRIWSFSFRLDRKLIDRIGRYAFWVWMFIIFNTLFVKSDILLINYLRYGKAIIGNYVLIFFFISLISLLQDAIFTQLLPKTSEFHKRSDYQKYYADIKYIRLGAVLVSLVYVLILPQALRWIYGNKYQIEYLPILIFGIPFLFSLFNEFNGVLLYAMERHRYISMANILGLIFVVIGLLLFPSVTTVLHIVLAVTLGKLVVEFFIYLKVNQCLRAIPE
- a CDS encoding O-antigen ligase family protein, coding for MAAISSKINGKVFSLETLAFLATISFPVIAILLLGLEQYIALGVLVGVLFVILIIHNYRYGLHFVIIGLPLFQSLTLRSDAATSMGLNFQYVLIPIVFVAWLAEKISNRQLTAIRLPFLSLFTLFVIVLLLSLLNQMDIPARHLLRQGFVNVIALVNYLVLFYIIVNEDWDQRELQKILWGFLIVAFLTAAIAIVQYFTAEVNLVTGGLRATGTFKSFLRTDTKNNPNAFGTYMAFMAAMALWLWNLADRRHRKYILVLTGVIIFALLLSFSRSSLLALLFALLGYTFIRNKRAFVITVVVSVAGLIALYFEPTTHRRIQSIFAVISDRRVVNMFLNINPWSLDWSYVEYYGIQGYNSDIISAAFRIWAWIQGVQLTVAHPILGVGYHMNLAYSPWPTAENLYLDIACMTGLTGLSLFVIMQYYFLRDGFRFLRNPKLTHIGMFWLNILAIVFIVSLTGSILFHGKLLGIFWILAGVFYNVKQREDNYLYQQ
- a CDS encoding glycosyltransferase; this encodes MVQFWLRFWDNIKLLLYFYKLFNSYVDPIIYANTSVVRYIAIPAKLSRACLLWHIHEYFANPIKQWFHAILIRLCADKIIAHSPGLISRLHLTQRQIQNKVIYFRYFSAIEKEILSRSDPNVIEYDIIFAGRVSLKKGVLDLLQAIAYLTSKMPNLKAAIVGMFAKEDEPVIKNFVAENKLENHVIFTGFVPDVYEYILKSKIVVLPTHRDYFPMILLESMLLERPIIATAVGDIPTLIAHGKNGLLVEPGNISQLADMIEKILDEKEYARFKVGVQLTKEQILAQTNDYQVIKKIIDQHK
- a CDS encoding glycosyltransferase family 2 protein — encoded protein: MNQNKKISTNPNFEKKLFSFIVINYNAYDYTSNCLKSITKFCSNYPYEIIVIDNASSDGSIFKLEAEFRGVIFKKNEQNLGFAKACNQGIDLASGDFLIFLNNDFEFKTDIFERIIEKYQRYENLGLLGFQLLNPDGTLQKTDFKFPTIPRRILQLTVVPLIRKYRSNKLPDGERKDRIVDYIKGALMIVPAKLLNQLQLRFDENYFMYHEEMDLAYQLRKQGKLCILDTTPAGIHYGQHVEDVHEERVFLWRNQNYLFFFRKYYSRTKLLSLIAGNIIIFSLKWIIFFPCRSLRYTYQKVICMSLKAL
- a CDS encoding sodium:solute symporter yields the protein METYGWISILPPILAIILAIKTKQVYPSLFLGIWLGWTAINRWNPLAGLRDALEATIDVFKDSGNTKVIIFSMMVGALIILMQHSGGVTGFIRWVSEKGLVKNRTSASLLLWLIGVMIFIESNMINLVIGSIGRPLFDKFKAPREKLAYLAHSTSCPVCVMIPFNGWGAVLTGLLIAQQVENPFFTVLKAVTTNFYAIFTILLVLIIIITRKDFGPMAKAERRAKETGKLIRDGAQLLVSEETIAMPVKAGVTPRPINMILPLIAMVSMVPLGLVITGKGNITHGSGSTAVFWAVLMGILAAAILYKIQKIFSLKEVLDLVIKGMGGLIPMGLLMVFAFTMGALCKTLGTGPYVAGLATATIHPALVIPLVFLTACFISFATGTSWGTFAIMMPIAVPLAQNMGLNLPLMVSAVMGGGVFGDHSSPVSDTTIIASMASACDLIDHVNTQLPYAMTGASLALITYLVIGLL
- the xth gene encoding exodeoxyribonuclease III, translated to MNITKLLSWNVNGIRAVHKKGNLAEVFQLQPDILCIQETKIQPDQLTDDLLNMAGYHAYFESGDRKGYSGVALYSKQEPKELKTGFGIEKFDKEGRIQIADYQDFVLFNIYFPNGKGSKERLQYKMDFYDAFLDYVDRLKDAGRKIVVTGDVNTAHKEIDLARPKENEKVSGFLPEERAWIDKFLSHGYLDTFRMFNQEPGQYTWWDMKSRARERNIGWRIDYFYVSENLKDNVKAAYILPEIMGSDHCPIGIELEI
- a CDS encoding MTH1187 family thiamine-binding protein, which translates into the protein MVLAEFSMYPTDKGESVSEYVAQLIDHIDRTGITYQLTPMGTILEGSWDQVFGVIGDCFKILEPQSNRITTIIKVDYRKGTESRMKSKVEKVKSILKREIRHS